From a region of the Tachypleus tridentatus isolate NWPU-2018 chromosome 1, ASM421037v1, whole genome shotgun sequence genome:
- the LOC143243943 gene encoding nuclear receptor-interacting protein 3-like: MDDEDSLDIRQRALRRRERRLYSCASIEQLLETETSSLRKRRSSSFDTQSFGADSVKNKTVLNAMAITLFEDESRLGRMHVPPIIKCECNGVESYALINTGAMISSISMKMVEKLSLTDEIIPDSTSTSITLGIPHPYIKGKVKYLDLTIGNWQQVSQFCVVEDVIPELTLGVDFLRKTQATVNFEDTFLRIGGHEGERVPFLTTREVIMLTRTSHDIRS; the protein is encoded by the exons ATGGATGATGAAGATTCATTAGATATCCGTCAGAGAGCGCTGAGGAGGAGAGAACGACGATTGTATAGTTGTGCGTCCATTGAGCAACTCTTGGAGACCGAAACTTCTTCTTTAAGAAAG CGAAGATCCAGCTCTTTCGATACTCAGAGTTTTGGAGCTGATTCTGTGAAAAACAAGACTGTTTTGAATGCCATGGCCATCACGCTGTTTGAAGATGAATCTAGGCTGGGAAGAATGCACGTGCCACCAATTATTAAGTGTGAG TGTAATGGTGTGGAGAGCTATGCTCTAATCAACACGGGAGCGATGATTTCATCAATATCAATGAAAATGGTTGAAAAGCTGAG TCTGACAGATGAGATAATTCCTGACTCTACCTCGACGTCTATAACTCTGGGGATCCCACATCCCTATATCAAAGGAAAAGTTAAATACTTGGATCTAACAATAGGAAATTGGCAGCAAGTTTCACAGTTCTGCGTAG tgGAAGATGTCATCCCAGAACTCACTCTTGGTGTTGATTTCCTTCGGAAAACTCAA GCTACTGTGAACTTTGAAGATACTTTCCTTAGAATAGGAGGCCACGAAGGAGAAAGAGTTCCGTTTCTCACCACCAGGGAAGTAATAATGTTGACACGAACATCTCATGATATTCGGAGTTAA